The region ACGAAGAACCCCGTCTACCTGGACGCTGATCTGTTGGCGCGTCTCGAGGGGTTGGCTGACGAGGCCGGGGTCGATCGGGACGCCTACGTCGAGGACGCGTTGCGCCGCTACCTGGCGGGCCGGGATCTGGTTGCGCTGCAGCGCGAGGTTAGCTCCCGAGCCGACCTCGCGTTCGACGATGCGCTCGAGCTGGTCTACGCCGAGCGAGATGCCGCACGAGCCGAGCGCGCATCCGGTGAGGCGGGTTCGCAGCCTCGGTGACGCGCGCGGTCGTCGACGCCAACGTGTTCATCAGCGCGTTAATCTCCCCCGGCGGAATCGCGGCACGGCTCGTGCAGCACACCGCCAACCGTGACTTCGAACTGGTGATGTCGCCCCGGCT is a window of Actinomycetota bacterium DNA encoding:
- a CDS encoding ribbon-helix-helix domain-containing protein gives rise to the protein MSGTKNPVYLDADLLARLEGLADEAGVDRDAYVEDALRRYLAGRDLVALQREVSSRADLAFDDALELVYAERDAARAERASGEAGSQPR